DNA from Megalops cyprinoides isolate fMegCyp1 chromosome 14, fMegCyp1.pri, whole genome shotgun sequence:
TATCCTTTCACTGTTTACTctgctggtgcactgtgggacttgtagtgtgcatgtgtatcagaggattgcattggCTATGTCCCAGCActtctgtgtgagtgcagagggtGTTGTGGTGAAATGAGCCTAACTCGCAGCTGAGAATTACAAAGCCAGAGGTCAAAAAGAgggaaatgaagaaaacagatcAGCTGGCACACACTATGAGAGGCAGGCACACTACAGTGAACATTACAGTAGGCCTAACTGTGTACACAGAATCACCACCACAGCTGTAGCCTTCCTGGAGTGTACAAACAGTCAAACACTTAACCCTCTCTCACTATAGTCGAGCCTGCAAATACACATCTATCACCAAGACTCAGAAACATCATCTTACCTCAGTCACCTTTGGTTTGTTGTTGATACTCATGGGAGGGGTTTTCGGTCTGATGTCTTCTGCATTACAAAAATGTGGACGTTACAACACTGTTGCTTCAAGTAGATCATTTCATAGCACAGGGTTAAAAAGATGGACAAAAATCTCTCAATAAACAAAAAGTGCCCCAAGCACCACTGACCACTAGATTGATTAACATATTTTCCATCACAGAATCTgtcatatttgttatttatcTGTCAAACATATGTCCATATAGAAATATGCATTTGGTTTGTAATTGTCCAATAGAAGGATGTTCATCAAGCAACAATAAAGCATATAGATACAAAACAAGAAACTTAAATCACAAAACAGATATGGCACTCATAATTTCACATATCCTGTAACCTATGTGTTATACGGTCACTGCATAACACATAACATAATCAGGCTTTGCACAAAGGAATACTTTACAACCATGGACTTCTGTCAAGGCACTCAAAAAACACACCAAGTCTATTCACCCTCTGTACACCAAACCAACCGAAATGTCTTCCAAGTACATTAAGCTCTTCATATCAGGAGTCTGCTTAATGCACAGTGCTTGTTTCAGTGAGTgggaatgaggaggaggacaggttTAAATGTGACCTGAGAGGTGCACGTCGTCGGGGCTGGAGGCAGTCTTCTCCTCGTCCTTCTTCTCGGCGGCCTGTTGCTGCGCTGCCAGAGCAGTGAGCTGGGCAGACTGCTTGATCAGGGAGACGCGGTAGAAGTAATTCCTCCAGAACACGTCCTCCTTAACGCTGCAATTAAAAAGCCAATTACACCTCGCGGTGGCTGACTGCCCAAAAACGAGAGGTTATGCAGCCCTTAACAACCGCTTATGCGATTTATTCTCTAAAACACTACGAATTAAAACATAATGAGATCATAGCAAATCCCAACCACAGTGTGCGAATCAGTTTGACGCAATCTTTCTTTGCATGCTGCAAGATGTGCCTTAATACAGTgttacacagagcacagctcagTACGTGAGGACCGGGCAGAAGTAACTGCGGTCTTGGCTGAGGTCACACACGGTCCTTGTCACAGTCACGCAGGGAATGCTCACTGTTTGGGGACCAGGTCAAAGCGCATCCTGTTGAGAAGCTCGTCCTCCTGCAGCATCACCAAGGCGACGGGGTACATCTGCTCAAAGTCAAAGTGGAACTGCACCCCGGCCGGGGGGTCCCGGAGGAAGTTCCTCCTGTCCTGAAATGGGCAGGAAGCAGCAGTCAACACAGGCAACCCTCCGTTTCCCCTCACCTGGGCACGCCCACAACAAGCCAGCTAAATGGCCTTTTCATACCAATAGCTGGCCTCAGCAATGCCTGTTCAACTAGTCTAAATATAACCATCTAAAATCTACATTCAGTTACAGTTGATGAGCCTGTTCACAAGCTGCTGATGGATGGTGTAAATACCCAGGGTGTGCAGGGACTGACCGGTGACTCGCGCCATGCTGAGAGAAAACTGTGGCCACCTCTTTAGGAAGCAAATGCTCCATTTACCATAAAATATGGGCAAACCAATCAGCCGGGTGAAATAACTGTAAACTGAAACGTGTTTATGACTTCAGGCTGTGGCAATACAGGGGAACTTTGGCCCACAGCACTTAGGATGCAGACCACGCTGCTCTAGATCTACATACCTACATCCATATTCACTGTACCTGTGAGAGATGCAAATGCATACTCTGTGTGCAGCCACATTTAAACATGGTCAGACTCAAATGGGAACAGCCTTTGGACGGTAAAACGACAGCATCTACCTTTAAGTTACTTCAACTCAAAAACAGAGAGCTGTTGAGGATCAATAGTGTGACAAAGTGACTCTTCAGTAGGAAATACTGTTGTAAATAATCAGGCCCCCACAAACAAAGAGTATTTGCATAAATACTCACAGCTGATAATGCCAGTATCTGTTGCTGTATGGTTTCCTCCTCACTGTAGCCAACCCAAGGTGGCACTGCAGCAtctaaaaatggattttaatggGGAAAATATGACACTGTTATAAAGTGAACAGCAAAGTTTTGTTGATGATAAGTTATTCTCTCTAGCCATCACAAGTCTACATATCTTTAGTAAGATACTGAGACTCACCtgtcttttttgcatgtttttcctgGACAAatttttcctgctctttttgAAAATCTCCCAAAATAGTCTGGGGTGAGAAAGATTAAGAACCATTTATGGAGCCATCATTCAGGAACATAAATTTATGAGCACAAAGTTATTTAGTCTGCAGGCCCTCATAACTCCAACAGTCATAAATCCTTTGTTTTAAGCATGTATTTACTCCTTTGTTTTTAACCTAAACCATGTATGCTGCAACTGTGGGTAATATAAAATCTGACTGTGAAAAACAGGTAAAAATCTAACATGCACACCTTATCAATGATCCCGTCGATCTTTCCATCCTCCACAGTTTTCTTAATTGTCTGGGCTGTCTCTGCCACCGACTCAGTGATCTTCTTGGTGGCGCTGCTTGCGAAATTATATATGTAACCTAAAAGGGAGAAATCAGTAAAGCTTCCACCGTAACAATACCACGCCACAACATGAACACAGCAGGAGagaatacactatatggccaaaagtacgTGGACACCCCTCCcaattattgagttcaggtgtttcagccacaccgattgttaacaggtgcataaaatcaagcacagaGCCATGCAATCTCTgtagacaaaccttggaagtagaatggaTCGTACTGGAGAGCTCGTTAAACCGGAGTGCcactttaaacgtggcactgtcataggatgccatcttgGCCACAACTCAGTtcgcgaaatttctgccctgctagatctgccccggtcaactgtaagcactgttattgtcaagtggaagggtctaggagcaacaacagctcagccacaaaacagtagaccacgcaaacttacagagcagggccgccgagtgctgaaaCGCGTAGCACGTAAAATCCGCCAATCcaaaatgggtttccatggccgagcagctgcacacaagcccaacatcactatgcacaatgccaagcaacggctggagtggtgcaaagcacgccaccactggactctggagcagtggaaatgcgtcctctggagtgatgaatcacacttcactatctgcagtctgatggacgaatctgggttcagcggatgccaggagagcgctacctatGCACAGcgcctactgtaaa
Protein-coding regions in this window:
- the syap1 gene encoding synapse-associated protein 1 isoform X1 yields the protein MFKGWGSWLGIQSPAGANTEENEASVVVGEEKTTELKESEVNKPETPLDGVTERGEGEPAPLLLQQAKGLSGYIYNFASSATKKITESVAETAQTIKKTVEDGKIDGIIDKTILGDFQKEQEKFVQEKHAKKTDAAVPPWVGYSEEETIQQQILALSADRRNFLRDPPAGVQFHFDFEQMYPVALVMLQEDELLNRMRFDLVPKHVKEDVFWRNYFYRVSLIKQSAQLTALAAQQQAAEKKDEEKTASSPDDVHLSEDIRPKTPPMSINNKPKVTEEEEEISTSPGVSEFVSDAFDACNINQEDLRKEMEQLVLDKKDETSAQEEETADWEKELQQELQEYEVVAESENRDDNWDKEIEEMLQAD
- the syap1 gene encoding synapse-associated protein 1 isoform X2, which encodes MFKGWGSWLGIQSPAGANTEENEASVVVGEEKTTELKESEVNKPETPLDGVTERGEGEPAPLLLQQAKGLSGYIYNFASSATKKITESVAETAQTIKKTVEDGKIDGIIDKTILGDFQKEQEKFVQEKHAKKTDAAVPPWVGYSEEETIQQQILALSADRRNFLRDPPAGVQFHFDFEQMYPVALVMLQEDELLNRMRFDLVPKHVKEDVFWRNYFYRVSLIKQSAQLTALAAQQQAAEKKDEEKTASSPDDVHLSDIRPKTPPMSINNKPKVTEEEEEISTSPGVSEFVSDAFDACNINQEDLRKEMEQLVLDKKDETSAQEEETADWEKELQQELQEYEVVAESENRDDNWDKEIEEMLQAD